The bacterium genomic sequence ACCCGGAAGACAAAGAGCCCTGGCGCCGACTCGCGAGCATGCCGGCGCTGGCGCTCAACGTTGTCGAACAGGAATTGATCGGCCCGGCCGCGGGCCGGACCACCTGCGTGCTCGGCGCCGGCGACGGCACGGCGCCTCTGGCGCTGGGGGCAATAGGCGCCCGGGTCACCGTCGTCGACCCAAGCCGGAGCCTGCTCGACATGGTGATGATCCGGGCACGCATCATCGGTGTCGAACTGGATTTCGTCCAGACCGATTTCTGCGACCTGTCGGCCATCCACGATACGTCCTTTGACTTCGCGTACGCAGCCCAGGCGACACGCCAGATCGAAGACCTGGACCGGTTCTATGCCGAGGTCCACCGCATCCTCTGCCCCGGCGGCCGCTTCATCGTCAATGAGTACCATCCGGTGCGCCGCGTCTGGAAGCAGGAACCCGGCAACCCGCAAGTCGAGTGTTCTTA encodes the following:
- a CDS encoding class I SAM-dependent methyltransferase, giving the protein MADGKSMTARRDWVPVAQTWVRDPEDKEPWRRLASMPALALNVVEQELIGPAAGRTTCVLGAGDGTAPLALGAIGARVTVVDPSRSLLDMVMIRARIIGVELDFVQTDFCDLSAIHDTSFDFAYAAQATRQIEDLDRFYAEVHRILCPGGRFIVNEYHPVRRVWKQEPGNPQVECSYFDRRRPREEGDLFPDPNDPGASLGRFDFSWTVSDHFGALVAAGFRVTALEEVGDTRQKWEIPNLKGLPEQLVLAADRPAS